The genomic stretch TTGCGAAGCTTATTGAGCTCGAGTTGTTACGCGTGTGGGCACGGTAAAGACAACCTAGACCCTAGCCCAATATTGTATTTATGATGAGAAATCTGAAATTGGAACATGTATATGTATTAGGTGTAGATCAAGTGGGTATATAAGCATTGGAAATGAATTGGGATTACTTGGAGGTTTGTTGATGACCAAGGCTTGTTTTGGGGCTGTTTGATTGAGCTTTGAGGGGCTGTAATTTTGAGTTGTGAGACTGCCTTGGGTGAACTAAGTGATCGGGCAATGTATGGTTTAAGTTTTGCACATTTAATATTTACGgtgttgtgaaaacttaggttagagaaaccataggataagttgaattATTTGTTGTATTTAATGATTAGCCTTGTAATGTTGTTGGAATAGATTTGTTGGTATATATATAGGAATTATGAGGTCTGAAAGTTATTAATGGTGTgctcttatatttatttatgatggATTAGGATTGGTGTTTGTTAATAAGGATGTAGAGTTGTGTTGTAGTGGTATTGCATATGCTGTAACTAATTATGTAATGATCAAAATTGCATGAGACTAAGTTTGGGCTAAACTTGGGAATATAAGGAACTAAACTGGAAAATTTGGGATCTTTTTGTTAAATATACAATTTATGACAAATTTTTAAAGTTAGGTTGTTAAATCTGTCCTGGAGCAGAAAAGGTCAAATAGGGCAGCAACTTGTTTGTCTCGTTGCGACTTCTATGAGTTGAGTTTTGGAGTGAAAccaattttgttataaaatttaattaactttatttattacTCTAAAACTTCAGAATTTTAAGAGTTGAGGATTGGGAGTTGTGAATTTTTGAATATTGGTGGTCAAAGCTGAAAAGAAACAGATTTCAGCAAGCTATGCATCAACTTCCAATGCTTGTAACTCTTAGAATTGAATAGCAATTGGGTTGAAACCAAGACACACTTGTTTCTGGATGAGCTAGGAGTTCCCAAATCAAAATTTAGATTAATTGTAGTTTTGTAATAAAAGTTATTCAAATTAAAAGGTACTAAGCTTGTTGGTTTCTAAAACAGATTTTGACTTATTTTTACTTAACTTCTAGGTAATGtaacttcttcattaaaaatggtATTAACTCAGAACCAATTGAGAAAGAAACCTGGATGAGTGAAGTTTAActacattaatttttaaagtcattggatttaacttagattttatattgaattttgaatatcACATGCTGCTGCTATTTTTCTGGTTTTATGCACTGCAGAGCAGTCACGGTTTTTCCGTTATTTCTGAGGCTAGAGAAATCAGAAAAttatgatctttggtttgttagAAAGTTATTTCAAGATGAACGCCTGGAGATAAAGTCTGTAAAATTTCGAGttcatttattatattaaaaatagaaaagaaaacagagtgtcgaggatgtcttagtgataCTCATGGGTTCGAGAAGTTAAAGTTTAATCTTCGTGTGATATGATTGATTTAATGTTAGAGTTAGGTTGATTTTAAGATTATTCAATATTAAAAAGGTTGAGAAGAGTTTGATAAATAGTTTGGTCAAGACTCGGAAGGGGTAATTGAGATGAATTATAAgggaatgatgatgaaaaatgtGAAAGGGAGGTTGTTAATAAAAGGAGTTAACATGCCATGGCTTGATAaatgattaaataataattatgaCTATGAAATGACTTATGAATGatgatatctgagatacgagtttccttgggtaaAAACCGTGGCTCgccaccacgtgttccaggttgattctcgatactctgttaaccctacgtcgtaagggtgaccggCCACGTATAAATTTCCGGGTATGGATAACCCCATTGAGTGATTTATATGATGATTGAATGTGAactctatgcatagactcttggggatgcgcgacgagggacagtctaaggttttcggacttgtcggattggctgtataaccgacaggTGGGCCCCATCAACCATAggataggcatgcatcatatgcatttgtttgttttgattgCTATGTATTTTctgggtttgcctaattgatatATATCACCTGCTATCTGTTATACTTGCTATTTGTACTATCTGCTCATTACTTGTGCGTGACCTTGTTTGGTTGCTTGTTTCTGTTGCATTGTGAATGATGGAGGGAtggaggaaaaggagaaatggtTTGGTATTAGATTAGGATTGAAATTGAGTAAGTTAGGTAGATTTAGAATACTTATCCCTGTTATAGCTTCTATTTAGTAATTAAGTTGGATAATTGTATAACTGAGTTTAGGATTGCCTATGGCATTCTCAGGACCTTATTTATTATGCGCGTGGCACTTTTACCATGTTGAGAACCCCCGGTTCTTATTCCATATtgtattgttgtttttcagatgcaggtcgagaggctcctcgctaggcgtctggatCCTGGGAAGCAAAGTAGTCCTTGGGTgtattttggttttctatttgtatatatgtatatatatttagcTTACTCTCCAAGTAACTTATGTATGCTGCTCCCCTTAGAGGTTGAGGGAGAGATATGAGTTTATTTTGgtattttggtatattttggggATACCTATGTAtataatgatatatatatatatatatatccagccttagcttcgcaggctaAGTTAGGGGCTAGTTATGCTGTTTCCTTGGCTTTCCTTTATTCTTTTGCTTAACTTTATCATGTTCCTATTaggtttcttagcacgcaagtaaTCCTTTCCTGAGCATTGCGCTTTTTgttttacccatttttcaaggctcctagttaagtatcttttctctattattatatatattactatttttAGAGGTTGTAATACCTTACTATCTCagtcttatgacttaagcataaaattaagtatggtagggtgttacaaagaccactctttaaagcactCCCTTTTtacctttatcttttcttgtacactcgcattccaccaccaggattccttgtctcttggtcctatcCCTTTAaattcaccaaaactttcttttgttgttcttttgataacttctgccatctccctTCACATATCTTCCGCGTTTCCATTCCTATCCCACTTTGTCTTTTCTCCTACCCGTCTTACGAAGCTTCTTTGTTCTtcacctttcatccgccaccacctcgtccttgggttcttcgtatgatgtcttttcTTCAGCTTTTCCTCAACACGAAAAGCCATGACGAGCATCCTATGTTGTGTTGTTAAACTCTCTCTCgggataattttacaattaatgcaaaattttcggtcgactctcctcaacaagaagaagtcaatttgagagcttgtcatgccactctcATAGATTATAAGATGtttgtttctctttttaaaacatgtatttgtGATGAGAATGTCAAAGGTtgaggaaaagtccaaaatagttttaccttcggcattgatcaccccgaaacCATGGCCTCTGTGAATACTTCCATACCAGTCACTTCTCCTCCAACATGGtcatttaaatctcctcctaaaaaaatcttatcttccAAAGGTATGTCTTGGATcaaactctctagatcctcccaaaaccttatcttgtattgttcgtccgaacccacttgcggtgcataagcgctaatcacatgaaaagtacctccctccaccacaagtttgatagagatgattCGATCTCCCACTctcttgacatccactacgtcattcttccactgcttatccacaatAATACATACTCCATTCCTGTTCTTCACCTTTATTGTATACTAAAGTTTGAAACCGGAAATATCCAACTTCCTAACCTTCACACCAACCCATTTtgtttcttgtaggcacataatgttaatcttcctccttgtcatCGTGTCCACCACTTCCATGGATTTTCCTGTTAGGGTGCCTATGTTCCATGTTAcaaatctcaaccttctgtcgctccgacctttaccttttactttgtgaactagcttatttacctCCGTCCGTTCACGGAACTGCGGGAACCCTTACTCATTTAACATTACATCCGGGCACCGATGCAGCGACTCTTGCTTATTTGACATTGTACTCGAGCTATACAGCACGTTGCTTCCAGGCAACGACCTAGCTTTAGCACAATAACGTCTTTAATTCATGTCATAAAAATTCGACTAAGTTTTTATGTTAGTTGTCGAAAACTTAATACAACCCTCCTCTTTTATCCGGATTTGAAATCGGCTATGTACTGCAAGTATAACATAGGTAGAGTTCGTCCATGTTCATTTTTATGAGACTTTAAAAAAAGTCAAACATGTTATCGATGTGGTTGTTCATTCATGTTCATTTTTATGagactttaaaaaaaaagaaattgctactaaaataatgaaatttctttagaattgtatgaatttaaaaataattttacttaaaaaatacGTTTTCTGGAAATCTCAAACAAATAAATACAGTAACTTGGTAAGAAAATAAGATTCAAAGAGCAAATGCTTATGCGGCTTCTAAAAAGATGAAAGGAGAGGGATATTACACGAAAAACCGAGGCGAATTTAGCTTCAAAAAGCGATCAACACAACAATTTTTGTGATCAAGATCATCACAGCTGTTAACTTCCGAAAACAGATCTGGGGATAATGATTCTATGGATGGCAAAGAATGGATATgtagatttttctttttatatataaaaagcaTTCGTATTATAAATAATGTTTTGAAATATTCACTTCGTACTTGTCATTAAAATGTTAATAGAAAGTACTAAATATCGTACTTAAATTCACATTATGCAAATCAATATCAAAAGTAAATATTCAAGTAATGatatcaaattcaaatatttaaaactCAAAGTTAGAAACCGAAAAAAGGAACTTAATGATCGTTTAATATTCAATCTCAGATTGTACGTGAAAATGGTGGAAATTGTTACGTAGATTAAACAAATATAgaaagtcaccaaaaaaaaaaacaaatatagaAACATAGGTGATGGTACAAGGCGGACAAGTTGAtccaataataatttaaaatttagaagcGATTTCATTCGAGTAAATggtcaaaatttatttttgaaaaattatttattttttaaattaatttttttaaaagaattttattattcaaatttatttttcaaaaatttaaagttaattatattaatttttttattattgttattgataatattaaaatttattgatataacATGTTAAATAATATCACGATACATATTTAATCGACTAATATGATAAGatataaaattagattaaatcaattttaaattaaaaatttttaatttaaaatttatttaatttaattttgtaaatttattatattagtaatttaattaagactattagatattaatataatattatttaacataCCATAACGATAAATATGACAGACTTAATAACAAAAGTGACaagaaaattaatataattaaattaaaatttttaaaagataaatttaattaaaaaaattttagaaaataatttaaaaaacaaatgaTGTATCAGGATAAATCTAACTATTTAATTGATTCAATTTTCCTATTTTTATGTAACTGGAGGGTGGGGGCATACTCAATGGGGGAAGCGTGGACTTACTTTCAACTAGAAAAGTCAGTCATAGCTGTAAGTAactaaacttaaattgttatttttatttttattaaaaacaaatatatatatataaattattctaaaaaattgttaaaaaaatttaattattaaaaaaaatatttaatattaaatttattaagaaGAATCAAATttgttataatatttaaaaaaaattttataaaaaaataaatatatttttaattatttatttatttattttttataatttttaatatatactatttGATTCTCAAtactatataaatatatatgaatattcacttaggattaattaattaattaatttaaaaaaattattataaaaaaatatttaattattaaaaaaatatttaatattaaaattattaacaacaattaaatttttttataatatttataatatttaaaaaaattagtttttttgtaaaaaaaaatatatctttaattatattttatttattttttataatttttatattaacaatttttattttttttaattttagtaatttttattatttatttatttttttactttttttattttttgtcttttttttcgTTGAATaaagattacaaaaataaaaaataaataattaataaaaattactaaaatatttaaaaaaataaaatttatcaacataaaaattataaaaaataaataatcaaataattaaaaatatatttatctttttataaaaaaatttaatttttcttaaatattataaaaaaaattaaacattcttaataattttaatattaaaaattatttttaataattaaatttccCTAATGCtcttttagaataatttttcatatatatatatagtacatGAAGACGACATAAGATGGcgataaatataattaattgattaataaAGTATACTGGTTTTTACACAGATTCCTTTATAAAACACGTAATCTATAACAAGAAGATGGTTCTACGAAGTACAAAGAACCTTGTTTAGTAAAATAGaaatctaattattttattgttttgcAACCGACACATTATTGAAACTATCTCGTAGGTCTTCCACGGTAGACTTGCTTGCAAACAGAGCTCGGTTTCTGTTTCGGCGTGCACAGCTGCGACATCGCAGGACACCCCTCAAGGCAGTTGTCACCCAAGCTGCCGGAAACTTCAGCTCCGGCAGCCACCAGTCCCGCCGGTGGCTTCCCCATTAGGAAGTTCCCGTCCAGGAACAACCTCTTCATGGACTTGCTTTTCCCGTACTCCAATGGTATCGCGCCACGTAGCGCGTTGTAACGGAGCGACAAAAATGACAGCGACGGATACGCGCCGAGATTCGCGGGGGCGTAGCCTTGGATCTTGTTGAAACCAAGATTCACCGCCACGAGGCTGTTCCCGCCACCGCCAACAACCGGCCTCGAGATCTCCACACCACTGAAGGAGTTGTTGGCCAAATCCAGTTGCTGCAGGGAAGGCAAAAGGAAGAGCCACGTTTCGATGATCCCCTGAAGTGCGTTATCACTGAGTTCCACCACTTCCAACTGGTTTAAACCTTCAAAGGTTGTTTTTTGAAGAACCCCAGATAGAGAATTTGCCTTGATCGCCAAATCCAGCAAGTTGGGTGGTAACTTGGGGAGTCCACCGGTGAGCTTGTTGAAGCTGAGGTCCATTCTTCGGAGACTAGTGAGAGAGTTCATGGACTTTGGAAGGAACCCAGAAAGAGAATTCTGTGAAAGATCAAGCGATTGGAGCGATTTGAGGGTGGTTATGGAGGGAGGGATTGAACCTGAGAAAGAGTTGGATCGGAGGGATAAAGTTTGGAGTTTTGAGAgcgaagagagagaagaagggATTGTGCCATAGAAAGAGTTATCGGAGAGGTCGAGAGTGATGAGTGAGGTGAGTTGAGAGACGAGTGGGGTGAGTGTTCCTGTGTAGCCAGCGGGGTCGAGGGTGATTTGGTTGATGCGGGTGTTGTCGGCGGTGCAGGTGAGGCCGCACGTGAAGTGGGTGCGGCGAGGGACGGAGCATGGGTCAGTGGTGAAGTTCCAGGATGCTATGCATGACCATGGTGTTATTGAGGAGGGTTTGATTGAGGCCTTGAAAGCCTTTAGTGCTTCAATATCTGAGGATGAGGTGAGACCTTGTACGAGGAAACCACACTTATTGTTTGTGTGAATGCACAAGATGATTGTTACGCAAAGATAAATGATGCTTTGCATATTGGAATTTGGAAGAGAGGGTTGGTTATAGAGATTAGTGTGTGGGCAATTGAGGTGCTTTTAATTTCTTAGCTCTTTAATAGAGGCCACTAGTTTGTGGCATTGTGGTTTTGAGATGCGAGTGCTTTTGAGTAGTTCGTTAGTTGGTGGTGTTTTAAGGAGCGAGGGGCCAGATCTTAAACTCTCGTGGATTATTGCTGATATTTTGAGACAAGAGTCACAAAATTGCAATGCTGCTATATGCAAATGGAAACTGCCTTTTTCTCAAGTTACTATTTGGTGGGAGCTCTAAATCATAAAGGAGAAAAACAATGGGGGACACTTGTTTGACTATAATTACTTGAAAAAGTAAATGGGCGACACTAGATTTCCAGGGTTATGCTATATTAGATAAAAATGTATAAATCCTATTTGTTTTTCACATATCTATTCTCCTTGTTGaacttaaaaataataacaaaaaaaaaaagtaaatatcaATTGGTGTGTACAAAAATATCAGTAAAATGATACTGAAATTTTGTTAGCATAATACAAAAAACATGTTATATATACATTGAAATGTCAGTTAAAGTAATAGTGTTttgtgaaaaaagaaaaagtattagTAAAATAAAGTAACACACTATTACTaaaataaagtattattttaaagTTTTGATGAATTACAATGTGTTGATAAGTTAAAATCTTGAAGTGATGGTGGAAGAAGAACCAAAAATTTCTCTTATATGATGGCATGTGAATAGAAATGTCTATGATAATGATATCACCTTTGACCAACGAACTGTGTCCGTGTCACTGTGACTTGTGAATGTGCAATTCTGCATCAAAAGTAAAGTGATTAATTGCGATGCACTGCTATATGCCTATATTCACACACCAACCGCCATGAAGAATTCTCACACTCTTCTCTCCCACCTCCTTCCCTTTCTATGCACTCTGTCTCTCCGCTACTCTGCACAAGCACTTCCAGACTTCGCTGCCTATCCTTCCATCCCCGGAACCGATTCCGGCGACTGCTTGATAGGCAGCGGAGACACTCCCCTCGTCCCTCCACGGCGGGAAGTGTACGA from Arachis stenosperma cultivar V10309 chromosome 9, arast.V10309.gnm1.PFL2, whole genome shotgun sequence encodes the following:
- the LOC130947322 gene encoding probable inactive leucine-rich repeat receptor kinase XIAO codes for the protein MQSIIYLCVTIILCIHTNNKCGFLVQGLTSSSDIEALKAFKASIKPSSITPWSCIASWNFTTDPCSVPRRTHFTCGLTCTADNTRINQITLDPAGYTGTLTPLVSQLTSLITLDLSDNSFYGTIPSSLSSLSKLQTLSLRSNSFSGSIPPSITTLKSLQSLDLSQNSLSGFLPKSMNSLTSLRRMDLSFNKLTGGLPKLPPNLLDLAIKANSLSGVLQKTTFEGLNQLEVVELSDNALQGIIETWLFLLPSLQQLDLANNSFSGVEISRPVVGGGGNSLVAVNLGFNKIQGYAPANLGAYPSLSFLSLRYNALRGAIPLEYGKSKSMKRLFLDGNFLMGKPPAGLVAAGAEVSGSLGDNCLEGCPAMSQLCTPKQKPSSVCKQVYRGRPTR